One Falco peregrinus isolate bFalPer1 chromosome 6, bFalPer1.pri, whole genome shotgun sequence DNA segment encodes these proteins:
- the CPT1B gene encoding LOW QUALITY PROTEIN: carnitine O-palmitoyltransferase 1, muscle isoform (The sequence of the model RefSeq protein was modified relative to this genomic sequence to represent the inferred CDS: deleted 1 base in 1 codon), protein MAEAHQAVAFQFTVTPEGLDFHLSREAVRQLYLAGISSWKKRLVRAKNSFLTGVYPASPSSWMVVVMATAGSFYCQVDPSLGMIARIRHCLPESRLLSYESRTMVSTVIFSTGAWLSAVLLFRQALKLLLSYHGWMFEPHGKMSRSTRIWVALMKVLSIRKPLLYSFQTSLPKLPVPPVEATITRYLESVRPLMDDEKYSKMEALAKEFKEKTAPRLQKYLILKSWWTTNYVSDWWEQYIYLHGRSPLMVNSNYYAMDFLYVTPSHIQAARAGNMVHAILMYRRKLDRGEIPPMMALGIVPMCSYQSERMFNTTRIPGKETDTLLHLVDSKHLAVYHKGRFYKVWLYYGGQLLQPCDLELQFQRILDDPSPPQPGEERLAALTAGERVPWAEARARFFSHGKNKVSLDAIERAAFFLTLDEEEHGYVAGKEGCMDTYAKSLLHGQCYDRWFDKSFTLVVYKNGKLGANAEHSWADAPIIGHLWEGNGGDLSPQFALATEKFQLGYTDRGHCRGEPNTQLAPPQRLQWDIPQECRDTIESSYRLAKALADDVDFCCFQFSEFGKGLIKKCRTSPDAFIQISLQLAHFRDKGCFCLTYEASMTRLFREGRTETVRSCTAESTAFVRSMGDARKTRAERQRLFKLAADKHQHMYRLAMTGAGIDRHLFCLYVVSRYLGIQSPFLAQVLSEPWRLSTSQTPQQQLKMFDLNKYPDHVSSGGGFGPVADDGYGVSYIIAGENLITFHVSSKFSSSETDSKRFGRNIRQAMLDIAELFDKPAEKAGK, encoded by the exons ATGGCGGAGGCTCACCAAGCTGTGGCGTTCCAGTTCACTGTCACCCCTGAGGGCTTGGACTTCCACCTCAGCCGTGAggctgtcaggcagctgtaccTTGCTGGCATCTCCTCCTGGAAGAAGCGCTTGGTCCGCGCCAAG AACAGCTTCCTGACCGGCGTCtaccctgcctccccctccagcTGGATGGTGGTCGTGATGGCCACCGCTGGCTCTTTCTACTGCCAGGTTGACCCCTCCCTGGGGATGATTGCCCGCATCCGCCACTGCCTGCCTGAGAG CCGCCTCCTGAGCTATGAGAGCCGGACGATGGTGAGCACTGTGATCTTCTCCACCGGCGCCTGGCTCTCTGCCGTCCTGCTCTTCCGGCAGGCGCTGAAGCTGCTCCTTTCCTATCACGGCTGGATGTTTGAGCCGCATGGCAAGATGAGCCGCAGCACCAGGATCTGGGTG GCGCTGATGAAGGTGCTGTCAATCCGCAAGCCCCTGCTCTACAGCTTCCAGACCTCTCTGCCCaagctccctgtgccccctgtGGAGGCCACCATCACCCGG TACCTGGAGTCGGTGCGCCCACTCATGGATGACGAGAAGTACAGTAAGATGGAGGCCCTGGCCAAGGAGTTCAAGGAGAAGACAGCTCCACGGCTGCAGAAGTACCTGATCCTCAAGTCCTGGTGGACAACCAACTATGTGAGT GACTGGTGG GAGCAGTACATCTACCTGCATGGCCGCAGCCCACTCATGGTCAACAGCAACTACTATGCCATG GATTTTCTCTACGTGACCCCCAGCCACATCCAGGCTGCTCGGGCAGGTAACATGGTGCATGCCATCCTGATGTACCGCCGCAAGCTGGACCGTGGGGAGATCCCCCCC ATGATGGCGCTGGGCATCGTGCCCATGTGCTCCTACCAGTCGGAACGGATGTTCAACACGACCCGCATCCCTGGCAAGGAGACGG ACACACTGCTGCacctggtggacagcaagcaCCTGGCTGTCTACCACAAGGGCCGCTTCTACAAGGTCTGGCTCTACTAtggggggcagctgctgcagccctgtgacCTGGAGCTGCAGTTCCAGCGCATCCTGGATGACCCCTCGCCCCCCCAGCCTGGCGAGGAGCGGCTGGCAGCACTCACCGCTGGCGAGAG GGTGCCCTGGGCTGAGGCTCGAGCCCGGTTCTTCAGCCATGGGAAGAACAAGGTGTCACTGGATGCTATCGAGCGGGCAGCCTTCTTCCTGACGCTGGACGAGGAGGAGCACGGCTATGTCGCGGGCAAGGAGGGCTGCATGGACACCTATGCCAAATCCCTGCTGCATGGCCAGTGCTATGACCG ctggtTTGACAAGTCCTTCACCTTGGTGGTCTACAAGAACGGGAAGCTGGGGGCCAACGCCGAGCACTCCTGGGCTGATGCGCCCATCATTGGGCACCTCTGGGAGGGTAACGGGGG GGACCTCTCCCCTCAGTTTGCACTGGCAACAGAAAAATTCCAGCTGGGCTACACCGATCGGGGACACTGCCGGGGCGAGCCCAACACTCAGCTCGCCCCCCCCCAGCGCCTCCAGTGGGACATCCCCCAGGAG TGCCGTGACACCATCGAGAGCTCGTACCGCCTGGCCAAGGCACTGGCCGATGATGTGGACTTCTGCTGCTTCCAGTTCTCTGAGTTTGGGAAGGGGCTGATCAAGAAGTGCCGGACCAGCCCCGACGCCTTTATCCAGATCTCCCTGCAGCTCGCACACTTCCGT GACaagggctgcttctgcctcaCCTACGAGGCCTCCATGACGCGTCTATTCCGTGAGGGCCGGACAGAGACGGTGAGGTCCTGCACCGCTGAGTCCACCGCCTTCGTGCGCAGCATGGGGGATGCCCGGAAGACC CGAGCTGAGCGCCAGCGGCTCTTCAAGCTGGCGGCCGACAAGCACCAGCACATGTACCGCCTGGCCATGACCGGGGCCGGCATCGACCGACACCTCTTCTGCCTCTACGTGGTGTCCCGCTACCTGGGGATACAGTCCCCCTTCCTGGCCCAG GTGCTGTCGGAGCCCTGGCGCCTCTCCACCAGCCAgacaccacagcagcagctgaagatgtTCGACCTGAACAAGTACCCCGACCACGTCTCTAGTGGTGGCGGCTTTGGCCCC GTGGCGGATGATGGCTACGGTGTCTCCTACATCATCGCTGGTGAGAACCTCATCACTTTCCATGTCTCCAGCAAGTTCTCCAGCTCTGAGACG GACTCAAAGCGCTTTGGGAGGAACATCCGCCAGGCCATGCTGGACATCGCTGAGCTCTTCGACAAGCCAGCCGAGAAGGCGGGGAAATGA